AGACCAGGCGCATCTTGGGCGTGAGGCCCAGCTCGGCCGCCACGTCGGCGGCGGCCACGACGCAGCCGGTGGCGCCGTCGTTGATGCCGGAGGAGTTGCCCGCGGTGACGCGGCCGTGGGCGCGGAAGGGCGTCTTCAGCCCGGCCAGGCCCTCGACGGTCGTGCCGGGACGGGGCGCCTCGTCGGCGACCGCCAGGCCCCAGCCCTTCTCGGCCGTCCTGATCGCCGTGGGCACCAGGTCGGGCTGGATCTTGCCGTCGGCGTAGGCCTTGGCGACCTTCTCCTGCGAGAGCGCGGCGTAGGCGTCGGCGCGCTCCTTGCTGATGGCCGGGTAGCGGTCGTGCAGGTTCTCCGCGGTCATGCCCATGACCAGCGCGCTGCCGTCCACCAGCTTCTCCGACAGGAAGCGGGGGTTGGGGTCGACGCCCTCGCCCATCGGGTGGCGGCCCATGTGCTCGACGCCGCCGGCGATGGCCACGTCGTAGGCGCCGAAGGCGATGCCGCCCGCGACCGAGGTCACCGCGGTCATCGCGCCCGCGCACATGCGGTCGATCGCGTAACCCGGCACGCTCTTGGGCAGCCCCGCCAGCACGGCCGCCGAGCGCCCGATCGTCAGGCCCTGGTCGCCGATCTGGGTGGTCGCCGCGATCGCGACCTCGTCCACCCGCTCGGGCGGCAGGTTCGGATTGCGCCTGATGAGCTCGCGGATGACCCGGACGACCAGGTCGTCGGCGCGGGTCTCCGAGTACAGGCCCTTGGGCCCCGACTTGCCGAACGGCGTGCGCACGCCGTCGACGAAAACGACGTCACGAGAGGAAGGCACGGATTCGCTCCTCGTTGCAGGACTGATTCGCCCCCTATGCTACTCATGAGTA
This window of the Nonomuraea africana genome carries:
- a CDS encoding thiolase family protein gives rise to the protein MPSSRDVVFVDGVRTPFGKSGPKGLYSETRADDLVVRVIRELIRRNPNLPPERVDEVAIAATTQIGDQGLTIGRSAAVLAGLPKSVPGYAIDRMCAGAMTAVTSVAGGIAFGAYDVAIAGGVEHMGRHPMGEGVDPNPRFLSEKLVDGSALVMGMTAENLHDRYPAISKERADAYAALSQEKVAKAYADGKIQPDLVPTAIRTAEKGWGLAVADEAPRPGTTVEGLAGLKTPFRAHGRVTAGNSSGINDGATGCVVAAADVAAELGLTPKMRLVSYAFAGVDPEVMGVGPIPSTERALRLAGLSIDDIGLFEINEAFAVQVLAFLDHFGIPEDSEKVNAYGGAIAFGHPLASSGVRLMTQLARQFGERPDVRYGITTMCVGMGMGGTVIWENLA